The genomic region GACAAATAGATCAGATACCGCAAGCAGATGTTCAATATCGTCGCGCCAGCCGAGAAAGTGGACGCGGCGATGGATTTTCAGGGCCTCGGAACGTTTTTCCAACACCTCGCGGAGTTCGCCGTCACCAGCGAGGACAAGATGTGAGGCGGGGCAGTGGAGAAGAATTTGGGCGAACGCTTCAACAAGCGTGTGGTGACCTTTGATTGGTTCAAGGCGGCCTACCGAAATAATAATATCCCCCTCGGCGGGAAGCCCGAGCGACTTGCGTCTATCTGCACGGTTTTCTGAATTTATCTTCTCAGATGCACGATTGAGCATGATTCCGCTGAATATGGTTTCAAATTGCGCCGGTCGACCGATGCCGAGGGATTGATGCTCCTCAGCTTCTTTGTCGGTCAGGGTCACGATGGTGTCGGTCCAGAGGGCGGCGAGCTTTTCCGCCCAGATGAAAATTTGCGTTTTGATGGTACCAAAATAGCCGTAGAAGACATGGCCGTGGGGGGTGTGTACAACCGGGCGCACACCGCCGAGGCGGGCTTCGGCGAGGCGGGCAGCGAGTCGACCGAGTATCCCTGCCTTTGATGTATGGGTGTGAATCATGTCCCAATTTCCGTCGCGAATAATCCGTCTACATGCAAGCAGGGCTCGCAGGTCGTTAAGGGGCTCGACACTCCTGAGAAGACATGCAAGATATATGAGGTTCACCCCTTCTTCCCGGGCCTGCGAGGTGAGTTTGGATTCCTCAGAAAACCCGGGGCCCGTTATCAACGAAACACTATGGCCGCACCTGGCCTGCCCGATGCAGCTTAAAAGGGTGTTGTCGGCAGAGCCCCCGCGGTCGAGCCGGGTGATGATATGCAGGATTTTCACGCTGCGCTCTCCGGTAAATTACAGATTTCGGCCAGCGTTTCTGATCGCCGTACCCTATATAATTCAAATACTAGCAGAATTTGGTCCAATTTCTAAGTCAATTTCCAAAAATCATCAAGCGGGCCATGTCGGGTTTTCTCACTCTGCGTCTCAGCCAGCGAACCTTTCGTACCAGATGGAGAAGGTCATCCAAGCCCACAGGGGAAGACTCCTGTCCCTCTTTTCGCTCTCGTGCTCATTTAGCATGTGGGCCAGAGCGCCGGGGGCGATTATGTTCCATGGCTCGACCTTTTCTGGTGATAGGAGCTCTCGTGCAAGCGGGGCGAGATCGCCTCTAAGCCATTGGCTCATCGGCACGGTAAAGCCTTGCTGGGGCCGCTCGAATATTTCTTGGGGAATTATCCCCGACAAAGTACGCCTGAGTAGGCGCTTTCCCTCGCGCCCGCGCACTTTCCACGATAGGGGGAGCGAGGCCGAAAGATTAACCGCCTCGGGCGAGCAGAAGGGAAGAAGTAATTCAATCCCGTTTGCCGCCGAAAGGGTTCCCGCCATCGGCGTTAGCGAGCTGCGAAGCCATGTGTTGAGGTCCACCTGAAGGAGCTCTGAGCTGTATACAGGAGGGAATCCGGTACCTAGAGGCTCGCGCCATGAATAGGGATTCACTTTTGCCATTTGGGCGAGACCGCTCTTGATGGCGGCGGATTCCTCGTTGCTGAAAAAAGCGTAAAGCGAACGGTGCATTTCGGCGGCATTATCTTCTTCGAGGGCACGGCGCAGCGCTTCTTTTTTTTCGGTCGGGGCAAGCATGGAAGCCAGTCCCCTGATTGGGCGGGGCAGGCGGGCCAACCAGGGCCACCACGGGGCGAGTAGATGTTTGCCCTGGCCACAGAAAATCTCATCGCTCCCGAGTCCCGAAATTATGCGCCCTACGCCTCGCTCCCGCGCCATTGCGAAAGCTCTGCAATTGGCTACGGCCGAGGCGTTTCCTCCGGGTGCCTCCATGCTCGATACGATCCAGGCAAGGCTCTTGGCCGCATCATCTGCGCCTAGTTTGATATCGAGAAATTCGGCCCCGTATTTCTCTGCCATTCGCCGGGCATATTCTCTATCGGGATTCCCCTCGGGGCTGGCATGAATCGCTATGATAGGGGCATCCCCTCTTATTTGTTTCGCGAGTGCGAGCAGGGCGGTGCTGTCGATTCCTCCGCTTAGAAGGATACCGGCAGGCTCATCGTCGGGAATGCCTGAGAGCGCCCTATTAATGGACGTTTTCAAAATGTCCAGGAGTTTTGCCGAGGTTGCCACTTCGCTTGAAACAGGCTCCGTCTCGATGGGGTAAAGGCAGTGGGGGTCGCCTTCGTCCGGAAAACGGAGACTCACGCCGGGAGGAGTGCGCCGCACACCACCGAGCAGGGTTTTTCCAGGTGGAAGGGAGAGGTAAATCAAAAAGTGATTGAGAGAGGCGAGCTGGAGTTTTTTTCTTTCATCCGGTGGAGAGAGGTCGGTGAGCCTTGCGCCGAATTCAATTTCATCGCCAGAGCCCCGGTAGTATATTGCTTGGAGGCCGAGTGAGTCCGTCCCGAGAGTGAGCCGACCCTCAGCGCTCTCCCAGAGTGCGAAGGCGAATCCGCCCGCCGCCCGGTGGAGATTGTCGAGTGCCTTGGCAGTGGCCCCGGGTGCGCGGGTAAGCTCATGGGCGATATCATTGGCTCTTTTCGCCGCCGGGCCGAGTACAATGGCCTCGGCCCCAGTCGCCTCGTTGCGGATGGGTGCCGAGTTTTCTGCCCAGAGAAGAGTGTGTCGCCCGCCATCGGTTTGAAGCGCACCCGCTAGCCTATCCATCGTCTACACCCTTATCTATAAGACGTAAGTATTGTGATTCGGTCTTTCGAGTGTGATCCTCAATTGTAAAGTTCTCCTCCACGCGTCTGCGCCCCGCCTCGCCCATGCGCGCTCTGATTCCATCGTCGTAAGCCAATTTTTTAATGGCTCCGGCTAGGGTTTCGGCATCTCTCGGATGAATGAGCAAACCTGTTTCCCCTTCCACAACAATTTCAGGTGTTCCGCCCGTGTTCGTCCCGACCACGGGTTTGGCCATTGCCATTGCCTCGAAGATGGCGCGACCGCACCCCTCCTCATCTGAGGGGACGACGCAGATGTCGAGCGCCGACATGTATGAAGCGACATCCGATTGATAGCCTGCGAAGATAATTTTTTTCTCAAGGCCTTTGTCGGCAACAAGGCGGCGAATTTTTAATTCATACTCTTTTTCCTTCTCGAAAAGGGCGGACCCGATAAGAATAAATCGCAAGTTCTGAAACTCAGGGGCCAGTCTGGCTGCTGCCTCGATGAAAGTTTCTTGTCCTTTTACTGGTGATATGCGGCCCACGACGCCAGCAAGGATGTCTCCAGAAGAGATGTCCCATTGTTTGCGAACTCCCTCTCCCGAGGACGATGGATGAAAATTCTGAATGTCCACCCCGTTGATAATAGTGACAGCTTTTTGCGGGAGCGTGCCTCTCCGGCGAAAGCGCTCGCGGATGGCGTCCGAGTTGGCGATGATGAGCGAGGACAATGGAGATAAAAGTCGGTCGAGATCTGTCTGGCCAGGAGAGTTCATCACTCGTGCGTGCCAAATGGCGGGCAGGCCTAAGAGGCGGGCGGCAATCCCCGCTGGCAGATTGGTAACAGGACCATTGGAGTGGAGGATGGCGGCGCCCTCAATCTGTGCAATGGCTCTTAGCGAGGCTATGTTTTTCAATAATAGAACTCCCTGGCGGAGGCGCCCGAATTCAATCGGGCATATTTTCACCCCAAGCTTTCGGGCCTCGTCCGCGAAGGGACCGTATTCTGGTCCGGCCAGGATGGGCCGGAATTTTTCGCGATCCAGATTGCGCCACAATTCAAGAAGACTTGTTTCGCCGCCGCTGATCTTCGAGTAGTGATGACAATAAAGAATCGTATGCACGTTAAAGGTCAACTTGAATTTAGAGAAGGAAGGCGGTTTATGTCTAAGATAATGAGACAGATATTATGGCAATTAGGTACAAGGAATATGGCATCACAGAGCTCCCCTATACTTCGTTCTTAATTGCGTTCTCTGGGTAGTTTAATCCCCCGGGCCATATCGACGCCGCGTTGACGCGGCAGGCTAGTCGGATCAGCAAGCGTCTCCTTTGCTGGTATTTTAGATTGTCCGGGAGGAGGGTCTTCGTTTATTGCGCTGCCTAAAGCAGGCCCCTGGCGGTTAGAAATACCACTGGCCGATGCTGCTTTGTCGTTTTGAAGCCGCCTAAATTTCGGGGCGGCAGTTCTGATTTCCTCTGCCTCTCGCTCGTGGCGCATAATTTCGAGTTGCTCGCGCCTCAGAAAATTTTCGTAGGTGGTGAAAAGTATCTTAAATCTTTTTCCCAGAACGCCTACCTTTGTTTCCTTTTTTTCTACGTTCTCGGGCTGGACCACTATAATTTGCCCCCGGCTGCCGATCTTGATCTCGGGTTTTGCTGGCGCTAAGTCCTCCTGCGGGGTATCTTCTTGGGGCTCTTCCTCATCATTGTCTTGCCATTCGAGATCAGTCCCCTCCCATTTCTTGTCTCTGGCGACCTGGAGCAAGGGTATGCGGACTACGAAAGCCGTAAATACCATCCATGGTTCCATGATGCGAAGAATAATGAATGTGTTCGAGCCCGTAGAGTGTGCCATAAGCCCAAAAAGACCAGCCAGATATCCCAGTGCAATGCCGCGCTGAAATCGATCTGAAGCCGAACCGATGGCGGCGATCCCCCCTTGTAGATATATCCACACAAGCCACAGGAAGGCCCCGAGTCCCACCAGCCCGGTCTCAGCAAGCGTGCGAATGAATTGGGAGTCGATGAACACATAGCCTGTAATGCCCCAACCGAGTAGTGGTTTTTCCTTCCAACCCTTAATGGCTACCTGATAGCTCTGAAGTCTTGCCGAGGTCGATGTGTCGAGTTGTACGGAGCCTACCTCGATCTGTTTTACCTTCGATCGAGTCTGCTTTCCCTGTTGAAACGTAAACAACAATCGTTCTTTAACAGTCTCGGGAAGCATTGCTGGGCCCATTATGACGAGTAGCAAGGTGAGAGTGGCAATTTGTCTTTTTTTTACGGAGAAGAAAAAAAATGCCAGCATGGCTACTGGAATACCTAGCCACGAAGAGCGACTTCCTGTGAAGAGCACCGGAATGAGAAGGAAGAGGATGTACGCGCTCCAACCTATTGCGGCTCGATGGCTTTTTGTGACGAGGAGTTGTCCCCCGGCCATACACATTATGAGGAGGAGGTAACCTCCCATCGTGTTGGGTTCCCCGTTATCCCCCTCGAAGGGGGCTGAAACGCGAACGCCGGATGGAATCTGATACATGCCATACATGGCGATGGCACTGGCTGTAAAAAATGCGATTTTCATAAATCGGCGCATCTTGCGCGGAGAGTCAAGAACGTTGATGGATATAAAGAAGACGATAAAATATTCGACATAGCGGAGAACGAAGAATATTCCGATTTTTCCAGTGACGTTCCCAGACATATAGCCAATTAGTGTAGATACAAGGCAACTCAGAACATATACGCCGATGGGGCGGTTGAGTGGGCTTTTGAGGATTAGACCCAGGTCTTTGTGAATTGCCGTTCTGGCGAACCAACTAACCATGAGGATGATGAGAAGAACATCGTCTATGCGAACGACAACGGAGCGGCTGGTTTCAACGGATCCTCCGGCGCCCCCACCGCCAGCCCCAAATTCTG from Nitrospinaceae bacterium harbors:
- a CDS encoding O-antigen ligase family protein, producing MASPTRANTGAGALAPLLIVCGILVICLLLAFSLSQTSSFYVLGGLIGFLVLFASFFSPEFGVALLIVSMLLSPEFGAGGGGAGGSVETSRSVVVRIDDVLLIILMVSWFARTAIHKDLGLILKSPLNRPIGVYVLSCLVSTLIGYMSGNVTGKIGIFFVLRYVEYFIVFFISINVLDSPRKMRRFMKIAFFTASAIAMYGMYQIPSGVRVSAPFEGDNGEPNTMGGYLLLIMCMAGGQLLVTKSHRAAIGWSAYILFLLIPVLFTGSRSSWLGIPVAMLAFFFFSVKKRQIATLTLLLVIMGPAMLPETVKERLLFTFQQGKQTRSKVKQIEVGSVQLDTSTSARLQSYQVAIKGWKEKPLLGWGITGYVFIDSQFIRTLAETGLVGLGAFLWLVWIYLQGGIAAIGSASDRFQRGIALGYLAGLFGLMAHSTGSNTFIILRIMEPWMVFTAFVVRIPLLQVARDKKWEGTDLEWQDNDEEEPQEDTPQEDLAPAKPEIKIGSRGQIIVVQPENVEKKETKVGVLGKRFKILFTTYENFLRREQLEIMRHEREAEEIRTAAPKFRRLQNDKAASASGISNRQGPALGSAINEDPPPGQSKIPAKETLADPTSLPRQRGVDMARGIKLPRERN
- a CDS encoding glycosyltransferase family 4 protein; amino-acid sequence: MKILHIITRLDRGGSADNTLLSCIGQARCGHSVSLITGPGFSEESKLTSQAREEGVNLIYLACLLRSVEPLNDLRALLACRRIIRDGNWDMIHTHTSKAGILGRLAARLAEARLGGVRPVVHTPHGHVFYGYFGTIKTQIFIWAEKLAALWTDTIVTLTDKEAEEHQSLGIGRPAQFETIFSGIMLNRASEKINSENRADRRKSLGLPAEGDIIISVGRLEPIKGHHTLVEAFAQILLHCPASHLVLAGDGELREVLEKRSEALKIHRRVHFLGWRDDIEHLLAVSDLFVLPSLNEGMGRAVVEAMAAGLAAIGTRVGGIPLVIDEGETGLLVPPEDESALATAIVQLLTNPVEREAMGEAGKNKAENFSAESMVERLETLYQRLLSSSQYAGAAL
- a CDS encoding glycosyltransferase family 4 protein, with translation MHTILYCHHYSKISGGETSLLELWRNLDREKFRPILAGPEYGPFADEARKLGVKICPIEFGRLRQGVLLLKNIASLRAIAQIEGAAILHSNGPVTNLPAGIAARLLGLPAIWHARVMNSPGQTDLDRLLSPLSSLIIANSDAIRERFRRRGTLPQKAVTIINGVDIQNFHPSSSGEGVRKQWDISSGDILAGVVGRISPVKGQETFIEAAARLAPEFQNLRFILIGSALFEKEKEYELKIRRLVADKGLEKKIIFAGYQSDVASYMSALDICVVPSDEEGCGRAIFEAMAMAKPVVGTNTGGTPEIVVEGETGLLIHPRDAETLAGAIKKLAYDDGIRARMGEAGRRRVEENFTIEDHTRKTESQYLRLIDKGVDDG